The genomic stretch ACCATGACATGCGCAACATCCTGGCCTCGGCGCAGCTGATGTCGGACCGTTTGCGCCAGGTCAGGGACCCGACCGTGCAGGCCTTCGCTCCCAAGCTGTTGCGCGCGCTCGACCGTGCCGTCTCCTATTCGGAAGGCGTGCTTCACTATGGCCGCACGCAGGAGCCGCCGCCTTCTCGCCGCCGGGTGCGGCTGCGCCAGCTGGTCGAGGACGTGCACGGGCTGCTCGACATCGAGGAAGGCATTGAGTTCATCAATGCCGTCGAGACGGCTTTCGAAGTGGACGCCGATTCCGACCAGCTGTTTAGGGTGCTCACCAATCTGTGCCGCAACTCGGTGCAGGCGATGGCGGCCGACACCGAGAGCGCCGTGGTGCGGCGGCTGGCGGTCTCGGCCGAGCGCATGGGCAGCGTTAGCCGCATCGCCGTCACCGATACCGGCCCAGGCCTGCCGCCGAAGGCGCGCGAAAACCTGTTCGCGGCATTCCGCGGCTCGGCGCGCAGCGGCGGCACCGGCCTTGGCCTGGCCATCGCGCATGAACTGATCCGGGCGCATGGCGGCTCGGTGGAACTGGTCGAGTCGATTGGCGGGCGCACCACTTTCGCCGTCACCATCCCCGACCAGCCGGTGCGGCTCGACCAGGCCCGTGGCAGCCTGCGCCGCCCGGCGTGACGGCCTCGGCGCTGTTTTCTCAAGGCGCCCTTGCCCTGCGACCTGACGCGTTCGGCGACGTTCGCTGAGATTTTCCCCACTCGGCCTGAAATCAGACCGCCTCCCCGACAGCTTCAAAGCCTTGGGATTAGGGCCGTCATCACCGGATCACACGCCTGCGACAAAACTTTTGCCGGATCGGCTTGCTTTTCGCAAATTCAGTCGTTAGGGAACTGCACACATTCGCGGCCGGTCCTTGGGATCGGATCGCGGGGCCGTTGAAAACATGGCCTGATGCGCGCCCGTAGCTCAGCTGGATAGAGCACCAGACTACGAATCTGGGGGTCAGGAGTTCGAATCTCTTCGGGCGCGCCATTTCACTCCTATATGGTTCGGTGATTGCGCTGTCCGACCTTTGCGCGACGGGCGGAACCAGCGGGGCTGATTGACCATGACCTCCACCCCCATCAAGCGTGCGCTGATCACCGGCGCCGGAGCCGCCGACGGCATCGGCTTTGCCATCGCCCGCCAACTTGGCCAGGCCGGCCATGCGGTGTTCCTCACCGGCGCCAGCGCGCGTGTGCTTGACCGCGCCGCCGCGCTTCGTGCCGAAGGCATCGATGCCAGCGCCGTGGTCGCCGATCTCACCAAGGCCGCCGATGTCGCGCGGCTGCGGGCCGAGTTCGGCGCGGTCGACATACTGGTCAACAATGCCGGCATGGGCTCGCTGGCATCACCCTCGGTCGACAAGGCGTTTCTCGCCATGACCGAGGCCGATTGGGACCGAGGCATCGAGGTCAGCCTGAAGACGGCGTTTCTGGTCACCCATGCATTCCTGCCGGCAATGATCGAAGCTGGCTATGGGCGCATTATCAATGTGGCGTCGGTCACCGGTCCGCTGGTGTCCTTCGTCGGCACATCAGCCTATTCCGCCGCCAAGGCCGGCATGGTCGGCCTGACGCGCACGCTGGCGCTCGAAGTTGCCAGCAACGGCGTGACGGTCAATGCCGTGGCGCCCGGCTGGATCGAAACGGGCTCGTCGAGCGAGATGGAGCTGACAGCCGCCCTGCACACGCCGCCGGGGCGGGCTGGCCGGCCCGACGAAGTGGCAGCGGCGGTGGTGTTCCTGGCCTCGGCCGGCGCCAGCTATGTCAACGGCTCCCTTTTGGTCGTCGATGGCGGCAACAGCCTCCAGGAGCTCAAGGGCTGAGGCCCTGTCGGCCTGGTGTGCTTGCGCAGGCAGGCGCGACGAAACGGCTTCAACGGGCGGCGGGCAGAAGCTGTCAAAAAAGGTGCAATATCGGCTTAAGGAGCCCTGCAAGTCGCAATGTCTCGATCAGTTCGGACCCGGGGATTGCCAGGAGAAAGCAGGAACTGTCGATGGCAGTACGCTTCAGCGCGGCCGGGTTGAACGTCATGGGCGACTGCTGTGCGGCGTCGCCGGCGCTTCGTCTCAGGCGAGGGAAGAAGGCGGGAACCTCGCGGCAATATTCCCGGTAGGAATCGCCGAAAAGCCCGTCCAGAGCAGTCGATTCGCGGGCCGAGACATAGGCGAAGACCAGATACCCAAACGAAAAGTAGAGAGCCGCGATCGCGAGCGACCCAAACGTCAGGCCGATGCCGGCAAGCCCGAGGGAAGAAAAGAAGTACAACGGATTGCGGGTGTATTTGTAAGGGCCGTCCGTGATGAGGTCCCGATTCTTGTGTCCGCCTATATAGAGGGATGCCCAGCACCGCCCGGCGATGCATAGGATGATAAAAGCGGACCCCACAAATTCTATCGCCTGGCGAGGACGGGCCTCCGGCGGCCAAGCGCTCTGCGACAACAGGATTGGCGTCAAAAGCAATGGGACGGCCAGCCAGAGGAACCGCATCCTCTTGCCCTGCTGGAACACCGCCGTGGTCACCGACATTGGTCACTCTCTCGCGTTTCAAGAACCGGGATCACGGTTCAGCTTTAGCGATGCCGGCGTTAATGGCCGTAAAGGCAGTGTAAAGTTGGGTAAAACTTGCGATCAGCCTCGATCGTTC from Mesorhizobium sp. 113-3-3 encodes the following:
- a CDS encoding SDR family NAD(P)-dependent oxidoreductase, whose translation is MTSTPIKRALITGAGAADGIGFAIARQLGQAGHAVFLTGASARVLDRAAALRAEGIDASAVVADLTKAADVARLRAEFGAVDILVNNAGMGSLASPSVDKAFLAMTEADWDRGIEVSLKTAFLVTHAFLPAMIEAGYGRIINVASVTGPLVSFVGTSAYSAAKAGMVGLTRTLALEVASNGVTVNAVAPGWIETGSSSEMELTAALHTPPGRAGRPDEVAAAVVFLASAGASYVNGSLLVVDGGNSLQELKG
- a CDS encoding methyltransferase family protein — protein: MSVTTAVFQQGKRMRFLWLAVPLLLTPILLSQSAWPPEARPRQAIEFVGSAFIILCIAGRCWASLYIGGHKNRDLITDGPYKYTRNPLYFFSSLGLAGIGLTFGSLAIAALYFSFGYLVFAYVSARESTALDGLFGDSYREYCREVPAFFPRLRRSAGDAAQQSPMTFNPAALKRTAIDSSCFLLAIPGSELIETLRLAGLLKPILHLF